TTTATCAACTGGATCGATCTGTTTAAGTCCGCCATAACGGCTTCCCATTCCTGCTGCCATAATTACTAAAACTGGTTTTTTCATAATTGATTCTCCAATTCTTTTTTAGATTTCAAAACTTTCTCTTTCTTATTCTAACCCCAAATGACTCCTTTTTCAATCGTCTGCCAGACAGAAAAACAGTAAAAAAAACAGGACTTCCAAAACGGAAATCCTGTTCTGATCATATTCGATTAATCCTGAACGTATGGCATTAAAGCGATATGTCTTGCTCTCTTGATTGCTACTGTAAGAGCTCTCTGATGTTTTGCACAGTTTCCTGTGATTCTTCTCGGAAGGATTTTTCCTCTCTCAGAAACATATTTCTTTAATTTTGCTGTATCTTTGTAATCGATTTCGTTGTTTTCTTTACCACAGAATACACAAACTTTTTTTCTTCTGCGTCCGCCTCTTCTCTTCATTGGAGAATCCGGTCTGTTTCCTTTTTCGAATGCCATTGTACACATCTCCTTTCAACCTTAATTAAACGGTAACTCCTCATCAATTCCGTCTGGAATGTTCATGAAACCGTCACCTGCATCAGCGCTTGGCGCCGGTGCCGGGGCTGCCTGATAAGACTGTGTATTAGCACTGCTAGCATTCTTACTTTCTGCGAATTCCTGTTCCTCAACAACAACTTCTGTTGTATAGACCTTTACACCATCCCTGTTGGTATAGCTTCCGGTCTGGATTCTTCCGCAAACCACTACGCGCATTCCCTGACGGAAATAACGTTCTGTAAATTCAGCACTCTTTCCGAACACAACACAGTTAATAAAATCTGCGGTCTGTTCTCCGTCACGCTTGAATCTGCGGTCTACAGCTAATGTATATCTTGCAATAGCGAGAGCGTTCTCACCTTGTGAATATCTCACTTCAGGATCTCTTGTCAGACGTCCCATTAAAACTACTTTATTCATACGTTGCCTCTTTCTAAGCTTCCTGTTTCACGCATAAATATCTGATTACACCATCCATGATACGAATTCTTTCTTCGATTTCGCCTGGTGTTGTTGTTTCAGATTCAAAGTGAATGAAGTAGTAGTAAGCTTCTTTCATCTTCTGGATTTCGTAAGCTAATCTCTTCTTTCCCCATTCGTCAACGTCAGTAATGTTACCACCGAAACGTGTAACAAGTGCTTTCACCTTTTCGATTACTTCTGCTCTGGCGTCGTCTTCGAGTTTTGCGCTGACAACAACTGCTAATTCATATTTGCTCATGTCCTGCACCTCCTTATGGTCTTTTGGCTCCCGGATCCGCCGGGAACAAGGATAAATAATATATCACAAGTTGGTATGATATCATAATTCAAGCTTTGTTTCAAGCCTTTTTTCTTATTTCTTTTGTATTTTTTTCAACCAGTCTGCGCGGTACCATTACCTGGTGTCCGCATCCCTGACATTTCAGACGAAAATCCGCCCCTACTCTCAGGATCTCCCACTCTGAGCTTCCGCACGGATGCGGTTTTTTCATCCGGATCACATCTCCGACTTCAAATTTTGCTTCTGCTGCCATCTCTTTACTCCTCTTTTATTCTCCTGCCGGCTGTACATTTACCCTGACACCGTGTACGATCGTTCTGTCATCATTTCCCTCCCGTGTACAGGTGGACAACGTCACGATCTGCGAATCATTTCCCACTTCCACACCTGTATCATACAAAGAAGACGCCTTCGTTGCTTCAAGGAAGGATGCAAACGCCGCATCATCTGCGAACTGATATGTATAGCCTTCGGAAGTATCTTTTACCACTCCAACAGAATAAATCTGATAAGTAGCCACATTGCCATCCGGTGTATAAATATAGAAGGAAGGGTATTTTTCCCAGAAACTTTTTTCGTGATACTGCTCCAGCTCATTAAACATCGTTCCATTATACATATAATGTCCGTAAATGATCGTGTTTCTGTCATTAAAATCCGCATGATTATAAGCATTTACAAAAATCGTTCCTACGGTATTGTCATATCCTTTGAATGTCTTACTCAGATATTCTGAATTATCACTTCCCTGCACAACCGGATAATTGATCACCGCCGGTTCATCAAAACGGATCCATGCAACCACATCCGGATTGATCTGTCTGAGTGCATCGAAATCCACGGAAAATCTGCTTCCATCCTGATCGTCCGTCCCGTTCTCCTGTTCCCCCTTATCTTCCGTAACCGCAAGCTTTACCAGATCATTATACTCACTTTCCCCTTTGTGATATCCGTTAAAGATTTTATACAGCTGAAAGGCAGAAAATGCAAACACACAGATTGCAACGATCAAAATGACCGTACTGATGATTCCACCTTTTTTCTTGCGCCGATCACGCCTGGAATGCTTTCCATACCGACCATGTCCTTTCCGTCCCATAATTTCCTCCTCTGCTTTTTATATATGATGTTCCCAGATTGCTCCATTGCCATGTAATCTCAGAAGTCCTATTTTCTTCCATATTTTCACGATATCAGCAGTATAACATACTTTTTAGAGTTTTTTAATAGAGAGTTTATTGATTTTTGTGTGTGCAGGCGTACAATGTAAACCATCGTATAGTATCATATGATGTTGTGGTCAAAAGGTATTTTGACCCCTTTGATACCAGATTGCTACGTGCTTTCTGGCCTTTTGCCCCTGGTATCATCATATTCTATAAATAAAAAAGATTGGGTGAACATTATGAAAGAAAAACTGATGCGTTTTATGTATGGAAGGTACGGAGTAGATACCTTCGGCAAATTTCTCTTATGGAGCGGCGTAATTCTGATGCTGATCACAAGCATCTTCCATTTTCGTATTTTTTATGTAATTGGGTGGGCATTCGTGATATACTCTTACTATCGCATGTTTTCACGTCAGACCTACAAGCGTGCACTGGAAAACCAGAAATTTCTCCAGCACACTTCAAAGATCCGTGGATTTTTTGCAAAACAGAAGTATATGGCAGCGCAGCGCAAGACACACCACATTTACAAGTGTCCAAACTGCAAGCAGAAGATCCGTGTCCCAAAGGGAAAAGGTAAAATTGAGATCCGCTGTCCAAAATGCCAGACTACTTTTATCAAAAAAAGCTAACGATCAGGAGAATAATCAATTATGCAGGATCCTTACTCAATACTCGGCGTTTCACGGGATGCTTCCGACGAGGATATCAAGAAAGCCTACCGCAAATTAAGCCGTATTTATCATCCGGATGCCAATATCAACAATCCAAATAAAGATCAGGCAGAAGCCAAATTCAAAGAAATCCAACAGGCTTACCAGCAGATTATGAAAGAAAAAGAAATGGGTGCCTCCGGATATACCGGAACAGGCTCCGGAGGTTATGGCGATGCCGGAAGCGGATACGGAGGTTTTGGCGGTTTTGGTCCATTCGGCGGTTTCTACGGTCAGTATACCAATCAGAATCAGCAGACAACCGAGACAGAAGAAGATATTCATCTGCGTGCCGCCGCCAATTATCTGAACAGTGGTCATTATAAAGAAGCTTTAAATGTCCTTTCAGGAATCAAAGACCGTTCTGCCAGATGGTACTATTACAGCTCTATCGCCAATTCCGGCATGGGCAATAATGTCCTCGCCCTGGAGCACGCCAAAGAAGCTCTTCGTCTGGAGCCGTCCAACTATCAATATCAGTCTCTTGTCAGCCGTCTTGAAAATGGTGGAAGCTGGTATCGTACACAACAGACAATGTATGGCGGTACACCAACGATCAACAATGATTTCTGCGTGAAGCTCTGCATTGCCAACATCATGTGCAATCTCTGCTGTGGCGGCGGTGGATTCTTCTGCGGTTCTCCTTATACATACCACTAAATGACAGGAGGAAATACTATATGTTAGATTATCTTGTTGTCTATGACAGTGAGACAGGAAATACAAAAAAAATAGCAACAGAAATTTTTGCATCCCTTCCGGGGATGTCCAAAGATCTGATAAATCTTCATGAACGTACCGATTTCCCAGAAGCCAAAATTTATTTTGTTGGTTTCTGTGTTCACCGCGGAACCTGCCGCCTCGAGATTGGCAACTTCCTTTCCGGTCTGTCGGACAAATCCGTTGCTCTCTTTGGAACCTGCGGTGCCGGAAACAGCCCGGAATACTACAAAGAGATCGCATCCAGCGTCCGGATCTGGCTTGAAGATGACAATCACTATCTCGGTTCTTTTATCTGCCAGGGGAAAATGCCGCTTGCTGTCCGTCAAAAATATGAATCCTTGCTGAACACACCAAAAGATTGCGATTGCCAGCAAATCCGAAGGCAATTACAGAATTTTGACGAAGCAATGATTCATCCGACACGCACAGACCTTGAAAATGCGGCTCTTTTTGCTACCGAATGTATAGAAAAAGTTAAGTCCTTGTAAAAAAAGTGTAAAAAAATATCGTTTCAGTCTACCTATGGAAACTTTCTTGTTATATAATAAGAGTGTCGTATAGCGTCACTTTGTGTGATCTGCATGCAGACTTTTCATATTTAAAGTAGCTGTACGATATTTTTTTTGCGACAAAATGTAAACTAATGCTTAAAGAAAAGGAAAACAAAATTATGGGAATTACAATGGTTTTGTCATTGCTCAGTGGGGTAGCCCTGTTTTTATACGGTATGTCACTGATGGGCGACAGTCTGAAGAAAGTTGCCGGCAATAAGCTTGAACTTATTTTATACAGGCTGACCAATACTCCTCTGAAAGGACTTCTGCTCGGTACTGTCGTAACC
The sequence above is drawn from the Coprococcus comes ATCC 27758 genome and encodes:
- the rpsR gene encoding 30S ribosomal protein S18, which encodes MAFEKGNRPDSPMKRRGGRRRKKVCVFCGKENNEIDYKDTAKLKKYVSERGKILPRRITGNCAKHQRALTVAIKRARHIALMPYVQD
- the bilS gene encoding flavodoxin family protein BilS, producing MLDYLVVYDSETGNTKKIATEIFASLPGMSKDLINLHERTDFPEAKIYFVGFCVHRGTCRLEIGNFLSGLSDKSVALFGTCGAGNSPEYYKEIASSVRIWLEDDNHYLGSFICQGKMPLAVRQKYESLLNTPKDCDCQQIRRQLQNFDEAMIHPTRTDLENAALFATECIEKVKSL
- the srtB gene encoding class B sortase — its product is MGRKGHGRYGKHSRRDRRKKKGGIISTVILIVAICVFAFSAFQLYKIFNGYHKGESEYNDLVKLAVTEDKGEQENGTDDQDGSRFSVDFDALRQINPDVVAWIRFDEPAVINYPVVQGSDNSEYLSKTFKGYDNTVGTIFVNAYNHADFNDRNTIIYGHYMYNGTMFNELEQYHEKSFWEKYPSFYIYTPDGNVATYQIYSVGVVKDTSEGYTYQFADDAAFASFLEATKASSLYDTGVEVGNDSQIVTLSTCTREGNDDRTIVHGVRVNVQPAGE
- a CDS encoding J domain-containing protein, producing the protein MQDPYSILGVSRDASDEDIKKAYRKLSRIYHPDANINNPNKDQAEAKFKEIQQAYQQIMKEKEMGASGYTGTGSGGYGDAGSGYGGFGGFGPFGGFYGQYTNQNQQTTETEEDIHLRAAANYLNSGHYKEALNVLSGIKDRSARWYYYSSIANSGMGNNVLALEHAKEALRLEPSNYQYQSLVSRLENGGSWYRTQQTMYGGTPTINNDFCVKLCIANIMCNLCCGGGGFFCGSPYTYH
- the rpsF gene encoding 30S ribosomal protein S6 produces the protein MSKYELAVVVSAKLEDDARAEVIEKVKALVTRFGGNITDVDEWGKKRLAYEIQKMKEAYYYFIHFESETTTPGEIEERIRIMDGVIRYLCVKQEA
- a CDS encoding DUF951 domain-containing protein, whose amino-acid sequence is MAAEAKFEVGDVIRMKKPHPCGSSEWEILRVGADFRLKCQGCGHQVMVPRRLVEKNTKEIRKKA
- a CDS encoding single-stranded DNA-binding protein, translated to MNKVVLMGRLTRDPEVRYSQGENALAIARYTLAVDRRFKRDGEQTADFINCVVFGKSAEFTERYFRQGMRVVVCGRIQTGSYTNRDGVKVYTTEVVVEEQEFAESKNASSANTQSYQAAPAPAPSADAGDGFMNIPDGIDEELPFN